Proteins encoded within one genomic window of Kibdelosporangium phytohabitans:
- a CDS encoding NtaA/DmoA family FMN-dependent monooxygenase (This protein belongs to a clade of FMN-dependent monooxygenases, within a broader family of flavin-dependent oxidoreductases, the luciferase-like monooxygenase (LMM) family, some of whose members use coenzyme F420 rather than FMN.): protein MSQQPEDPDAQVHLGVFYTGVGPQFIWADESNAPHTEIETYVSVARTLERGLFDAFFLGEGLRVRENRGRIHSLDVAGRPDAITQLSALAAATDRIGLVVTQNTTYNFPGDLARRLSTLDILSGGRAGWNIVTTDNAWTGANFRRGGWLAHERRYERANQFVEAAKAIWDSWDDDAVTESAEAKTWARPGAIRSVERHTDLVDLTVTPTLPRSPQGRPVLFQAGDSPGGRDLAARHADVVFSANTEHTKALAYADDLRARLKAYGRPANAIRILPGASVVLGDTPSEAQERAEWVRAQQINPQRAIAFLEQYWGRDLSHYDPHGPLPDVEPVDGELDPSRGTISIEHRTGKLERIQGWRDLAATEQLSIHQLVLRVQPRERVFVGTPSRIADEWVRYVRTRAVDGFNISPHLVPSSLDDIVDKLVPELQERGAYRTAYEGTTLREHLALPPEARGA, encoded by the coding sequence ATGAGCCAGCAACCGGAAGACCCGGACGCGCAAGTACACCTCGGTGTCTTCTACACCGGCGTCGGCCCGCAGTTCATCTGGGCGGACGAGTCGAACGCCCCGCACACCGAGATCGAGACCTACGTGTCGGTGGCGCGCACGCTCGAACGCGGCCTGTTCGACGCGTTCTTCCTCGGCGAAGGCCTGCGGGTACGGGAGAACCGCGGCCGGATCCACTCGCTCGACGTCGCCGGACGGCCGGACGCGATCACGCAGCTGTCCGCGCTGGCCGCCGCGACCGACCGGATCGGGCTGGTGGTCACGCAGAACACCACGTACAACTTCCCCGGTGACCTCGCCCGCAGGCTGTCCACACTGGACATATTGTCGGGCGGCCGGGCCGGGTGGAACATCGTGACCACCGACAACGCCTGGACAGGGGCGAACTTCCGCCGGGGCGGCTGGCTGGCGCACGAACGGCGGTACGAGCGGGCGAACCAGTTCGTCGAAGCGGCCAAGGCGATCTGGGACTCCTGGGACGACGACGCGGTCACGGAATCGGCCGAGGCCAAGACGTGGGCGCGTCCCGGCGCGATCAGGAGCGTCGAACGGCACACCGACCTGGTCGACCTCACGGTCACCCCGACGCTGCCCCGGAGCCCGCAGGGACGCCCGGTGCTGTTTCAGGCCGGTGACTCGCCCGGCGGACGCGATCTCGCCGCCCGGCACGCCGACGTCGTCTTCTCCGCGAACACCGAACACACGAAGGCGCTGGCGTACGCCGATGATCTACGCGCTCGCCTGAAGGCCTACGGCCGTCCCGCCAACGCCATCCGCATCCTGCCCGGGGCTTCCGTTGTTCTCGGCGACACACCGTCCGAGGCGCAGGAGCGCGCGGAGTGGGTGCGTGCGCAGCAGATCAACCCGCAGCGGGCCATCGCGTTCCTCGAGCAGTACTGGGGACGGGACCTGTCGCACTACGACCCGCACGGCCCGCTGCCGGACGTCGAACCGGTCGACGGCGAGCTCGACCCGTCACGCGGCACGATCTCCATCGAGCACCGGACGGGCAAACTCGAACGCATCCAGGGCTGGCGGGACCTCGCGGCGACCGAGCAGCTGTCCATCCACCAACTCGTGTTACGCGTGCAGCCCAGGGAGCGGGTGTTTGTCGGCACGCCGTCCCGGATCGCGGACGAATGGGTCCGATATGTCCGGACCAGGGCTGTCGACGGGTTCAACATCAGCCCGCACCTGGTGCCGTCCTCGCTGGACGACATCGTCGACAAGCTGGTGCCCGAACTCCAGGAGCGCGGCGCGTACCGCACGGCATACGAAGGCACGACGCTCCGGGAACACCTGGCCCTGCCACCGGAGGCGCGCGGTGCCTGA
- a CDS encoding LLM class flavin-dependent oxidoreductase, with protein MPDLNLSVLDLIPVSSGSNAAGALRNTIDLAQHAERFGYGRYWFAEHHLNPGVAGTSPPVAIALVAAATRNIRLGSAGVQLAHRTPLAVVEEFGLIDALHPGRLDLGLGRSGKQLIKDRAARPGRAPVTAGNGLLIPKPFDFGKLAASPRTALTFGLLQQPGARTPDYGEQVDDILALLAGTYRSADGVEGHAIPGEGAQVQVWILGSSGGQSAEVAGRNSLRFAANYHISPSSVLAAVSAYRAAFKPSDRLERPYVAVSADVVVADDDATARELATGYGPWVRSIRRAEGAIPFPAPDEAAAVPWGDEDRALVADRVDTQFVGSPRTVVAKLRQLQEATGADELAVTTITHGHADRVRSYELLATEWRRG; from the coding sequence GTGCCTGACCTGAACCTGTCCGTGCTCGACCTGATCCCCGTCAGCTCGGGATCGAACGCGGCCGGGGCACTGCGCAACACGATCGACCTCGCGCAACACGCCGAGCGTTTCGGTTACGGGCGCTACTGGTTCGCTGAGCACCACCTCAACCCCGGTGTGGCGGGGACGTCGCCGCCGGTCGCGATCGCGCTGGTCGCCGCCGCGACCCGGAACATCCGTCTGGGTTCGGCCGGAGTGCAACTGGCACACCGCACTCCACTGGCCGTCGTGGAGGAGTTCGGGCTCATCGACGCGCTGCACCCGGGCAGGCTCGACCTCGGTCTCGGTCGCAGCGGGAAACAGCTGATCAAGGACCGCGCGGCACGTCCCGGACGAGCGCCGGTGACAGCGGGAAACGGCCTGCTGATCCCGAAACCGTTCGACTTCGGCAAGCTGGCGGCCTCGCCACGGACCGCACTGACCTTCGGACTGCTGCAGCAACCCGGCGCCCGGACACCCGACTACGGCGAGCAGGTCGACGACATCCTCGCCCTGCTGGCGGGCACCTACCGGTCGGCGGACGGCGTCGAAGGCCACGCCATCCCCGGTGAGGGCGCGCAGGTCCAGGTGTGGATCCTCGGCAGCAGCGGCGGGCAGAGCGCCGAGGTCGCCGGCCGCAACTCGCTGCGGTTCGCCGCGAACTACCACATCAGCCCGTCGTCGGTGCTGGCGGCGGTGTCCGCGTACCGCGCTGCCTTCAAACCGTCCGATCGGCTGGAACGGCCGTACGTGGCGGTTTCCGCCGATGTGGTCGTTGCCGACGACGACGCCACCGCGCGCGAGCTGGCCACCGGGTACGGCCCGTGGGTGCGGAGTATCCGCCGCGCCGAGGGCGCCATCCCGTTCCCCGCACCGGACGAAGCCGCGGCTGTGCCGTGGGGCGACGAGGACCGGGCGCTGGTCGCCGACCGCGTCGACACCCAGTTCGTCGGCTCACCCCGCACGGTCGTGGCCAAGCTGCGGCAACTGCAGGAAGCGACCGGAGCCGACGAACTCGCGGTCACCACGATCACGCACGGCCACGCGGACCGGGTCCGCTCCTACGAACTGCTGGCCACGGAATGGAGACGCGGATGA
- a CDS encoding LLM class flavin-dependent oxidoreductase — protein MTPGPHIAVALDGAGWHPAAWREPDARPAGLFTAGYWADLVRQAEAAKLDFVTIEDALSLRTDKYAETVPARTDIAQGRLDAVLIASRVAPLTTHIGLVPTIVVTHTEPFHLSKAIATLDYVSNGRAGVRVQISGRADENRHFGRREIGEFRLDDATRPDTPSVINDLFDEAADYVEVLRRLWDSWEDDAEIRDVPTGRFVDRDKLHHIDFSGKWFSVKGPSITPRPPQGQPPVTSLAHAAVPYRLAARQADVVYVTPHDRTQVTRIIDEVRAHQRDAGREHLHIFADIEVFLGRTAQEAVDRKARLDDTAGAGHTSDALIFTGTPAELADLLLGWHAAGLSGFRLRPGAVPHDLTAITGGLVPRLRARGAFRREYEAGTLRGLLGFAKPANRYARS, from the coding sequence ATGACCCCCGGACCACACATCGCGGTGGCGCTGGACGGCGCCGGATGGCATCCCGCCGCCTGGCGTGAACCGGACGCCCGCCCGGCCGGCCTGTTCACCGCGGGGTACTGGGCCGACCTTGTCAGGCAAGCCGAGGCCGCGAAGCTGGACTTCGTCACCATCGAGGACGCGTTGTCGCTGCGCACCGACAAATACGCCGAGACCGTACCGGCACGCACCGACATCGCCCAGGGACGCCTGGACGCCGTGCTCATCGCGTCCCGTGTCGCGCCGCTGACCACACACATCGGACTCGTCCCGACCATCGTGGTCACCCACACCGAACCGTTCCACCTGTCGAAGGCGATCGCCACGCTCGACTACGTCAGCAACGGCCGCGCGGGCGTCCGCGTCCAGATCTCCGGCCGGGCCGACGAGAACCGGCACTTCGGCCGCCGCGAGATCGGCGAGTTCCGGCTCGACGACGCGACCCGGCCGGACACTCCCAGCGTGATCAACGACCTGTTCGACGAAGCCGCCGACTACGTGGAAGTGCTGCGGCGGCTGTGGGACAGCTGGGAGGACGACGCCGAGATCCGGGACGTGCCGACCGGCCGGTTCGTCGACCGGGACAAGCTGCACCACATCGACTTCTCCGGGAAATGGTTCTCCGTCAAGGGGCCGTCGATCACCCCGCGGCCACCGCAGGGACAGCCACCGGTCACGTCCCTGGCCCACGCCGCGGTCCCGTACCGGCTCGCCGCCCGGCAGGCCGACGTGGTGTACGTGACACCGCACGACCGCACGCAGGTCACCAGGATCATCGACGAGGTCCGCGCGCACCAACGGGATGCCGGGCGCGAACACCTGCACATCTTCGCCGACATCGAGGTTTTCCTCGGCCGCACCGCACAGGAAGCGGTGGATCGCAAGGCGCGGCTGGACGACACCGCCGGTGCCGGACACACCTCCGACGCGCTGATCTTCACCGGAACCCCGGCCGAGCTAGCCGACCTGTTGCTGGGCTGGCACGCGGCCGGACTGTCCGGGTTCCGGTTGCGCCCGGGTGCCGTGCCGCACGACCTGACCGCGATCACCGGCGGCCTGGTGCCGCGACTGCGGGCCCGCGGCGCTTTCCGGCGTGAGTACGAGGCGGGCACGTTGCGAGGTCTGCTCGGCTTTGCCAAGCCTGCCAACCGCTATGCGCGTTCCTGA
- a CDS encoding S66 peptidase family protein, with protein MPERPVLRSPRLRPGDRVRLVSPASFPSQELLGESAEVLRGWGLLVEVGEHALDQWGYLAGRDEDRLSDLNDAFRDPGVRALFATRGGAGAYRIAGGIDFDAVRADPKPVVGFSDITNLHLALWRHCGLAGVHGFLAGQRSATATRDLLMNSEPVTLHRDPEAMTVAAEVPGTATGNLVGGHLGTVAHAVGVGLPSLDGAILFVEAERAIGIGQIDRQLTQLIRSGSLRGLRGVALGRFPGFEDYVDRGWNLVDVLRDRLGVLKVPVLGGIDAGHGSHPLSLPVGPIAVLDTDVGTLTVQPAVR; from the coding sequence GTGCCCGAACGCCCTGTGCTGCGGTCGCCCCGGCTGCGCCCGGGTGACCGCGTCCGCCTGGTGTCCCCGGCCAGTTTCCCCAGCCAGGAGCTGCTCGGCGAGTCAGCCGAGGTTCTGCGCGGGTGGGGACTGCTGGTCGAGGTCGGCGAGCACGCACTGGACCAGTGGGGATACCTGGCGGGCCGGGACGAGGACCGGCTGAGCGATCTCAACGACGCCTTCCGCGACCCCGGGGTCCGCGCCCTGTTCGCCACCCGGGGTGGCGCGGGCGCGTATCGCATCGCGGGCGGCATCGATTTCGACGCCGTGCGGGCCGATCCGAAGCCGGTCGTGGGATTCAGCGACATCACGAACCTGCACCTGGCGCTCTGGCGACACTGCGGGCTGGCCGGGGTGCACGGTTTCCTGGCCGGGCAGCGGTCGGCGACCGCCACCCGTGACCTGCTGATGAACAGCGAACCCGTTACGCTGCACCGTGATCCGGAGGCGATGACCGTCGCCGCCGAGGTGCCCGGCACGGCCACCGGGAACCTCGTCGGCGGGCATCTGGGCACGGTCGCGCACGCCGTCGGCGTGGGGCTGCCCAGTCTGGACGGCGCGATCCTGTTCGTCGAGGCGGAGCGGGCCATCGGCATCGGTCAGATCGACAGGCAACTGACGCAGCTCATCCGTTCCGGGAGCCTGCGTGGGTTGCGCGGGGTGGCACTGGGGCGGTTTCCCGGCTTCGAGGACTACGTCGACCGCGGCTGGAACCTGGTGGACGTGTTGCGGGACCGGCTGGGTGTCCTGAAGGTGCCGGTTCTCGGCGGCATCGACGCCGGCCACGGCTCGCACCCCTTGTCCCTGCCGGTGGGCCCGATCGCCGTGCTGGACACGGACGTGGGGACGCTCACTGTGCAACCGGCTGTCCGCTGA
- a CDS encoding sulfite exporter TauE/SafE family protein, whose product MNELWVHGVTGFSAGLLIALVTAPVGVSGAVFLLPVQLSVLSVPSPAVTPTNLMFNIVATPGALLRYRRHGSLASPLTVRLVLGTLPGVVIGALTRVFAVPGAREFRLIVAAVLLPLGAWLCLRTLRRPTRHPPRRELSSTVVVTLGLVAGVVGGVYGIGGGSLLGPVLAGLGLPMAAVAPAALTATFLTSIAGAATYVVLSLTASGDIAPEWFLGLLCGMGGLLGGYLGARLQPRLPETGLRLLLGALAVGLGILYLAEGLSGQPVAQ is encoded by the coding sequence GTGAACGAGTTGTGGGTCCATGGCGTGACCGGGTTCAGCGCCGGTCTGCTGATCGCCCTGGTGACGGCGCCGGTGGGGGTTTCGGGGGCGGTGTTCCTGCTGCCGGTGCAGTTGAGTGTGCTGTCGGTTCCCAGTCCTGCGGTCACGCCGACCAACTTGATGTTCAACATCGTGGCGACGCCCGGTGCGCTGCTCCGCTACCGGCGGCACGGTTCGCTGGCGAGCCCGCTGACCGTTCGGCTCGTCCTCGGCACGCTGCCCGGTGTCGTCATCGGCGCGTTGACCAGGGTTTTCGCCGTCCCCGGCGCCCGGGAGTTCCGGTTGATCGTCGCGGCGGTACTGCTGCCGCTGGGTGCCTGGTTGTGCCTGCGGACGCTGCGCCGGCCGACACGCCACCCGCCGCGCCGGGAGCTCTCGTCCACGGTTGTCGTCACGCTCGGCCTGGTCGCGGGCGTTGTCGGAGGCGTTTACGGCATCGGCGGCGGTTCACTGCTCGGGCCTGTCCTCGCGGGACTGGGTCTCCCGATGGCCGCTGTCGCACCGGCCGCCCTCACCGCCACATTCCTGACGTCGATCGCGGGCGCCGCAACCTACGTGGTGCTGTCGCTGACCGCGTCCGGTGACATCGCGCCGGAGTGGTTCTTGGGACTGCTGTGCGGGATGGGAGGTTTGCTCGGCGGCTACCTAGGCGCACGACTGCAGCCACGCCTGCCGGAAACGGGATTGCGGCTGTTGCTCGGCGCGCTCGCCGTCGGACTGGGCATCCTGTACCTCGCCGAAGGCCTCAGCGGACAGCCGGTTGCACAGTGA
- a CDS encoding cupin domain-containing protein, producing MTDAWHQPLRHIRGAELTGDTSQTTGMTRLEAVSGKTVGSSKIWMGETHVGPGTNSGDHHHGEAETAIYVRSGHPVFVFADGDAEIRLETEPGDYIFVPPYVPHREENPADEPAVVIISRSSQEGIVVNLPSLWAPVEVPPQPGA from the coding sequence ATGACCGACGCGTGGCACCAGCCGTTGCGGCACATCCGGGGCGCCGAGCTGACCGGTGACACCAGCCAGACCACCGGGATGACCCGGCTGGAAGCGGTGTCCGGCAAGACCGTGGGCTCGTCGAAGATCTGGATGGGCGAGACGCACGTCGGACCGGGCACCAACTCGGGCGACCACCACCACGGCGAGGCGGAGACCGCGATCTACGTCAGGTCCGGCCACCCGGTGTTCGTGTTCGCCGACGGCGACGCGGAGATCCGGCTGGAGACCGAACCCGGCGACTACATCTTCGTCCCGCCGTACGTGCCGCACCGCGAGGAGAACCCCGCGGACGAGCCGGCGGTGGTGATCATTTCCCGCAGCAGCCAGGAAGGCATCGTGGTCAACCTGCCCAGCCTGTGGGCCCCGGTCGAGGTTCCGCCGCAGCCCGGCGCGTGA
- a CDS encoding LLM class flavin-dependent oxidoreductase: MTRQLHLNAFLKPPGEYLAAWRHPEAKADAGVRFDEVLSFARKAEQAAFDALFFADLVGVPLESQDVLSRVSVVNDSFEPTTLLAALAARTSRIGLIATASTSYNEPRHLARTFESLNVISRGRAGWNAVTSLNDGEALNFGLDAHLPHGDRYARAEEFFDTVDGLWEHKPVIVQAGASEAGKQFAARVADVIFSGQRDLAKATEFYAEMKQRAAGLGRDPDRLKILPALSVITAPAAGAAQAKLDALTSLMPPQVALAHLAYLLGGFDLTTYPLDGPLPRLPESNQSKSTQASVYHRARERGLTIRQLAREISDDSSTVVGTPGQVADHIEEWFHAPAADGFNLVFPYLPGTLDDFAELVVPALRARGLFRTQYTGTTLRAHLGLEGTP; encoded by the coding sequence ATGACCCGGCAGTTGCACCTCAACGCCTTCCTCAAACCGCCGGGGGAATACCTGGCCGCGTGGCGTCATCCGGAGGCGAAAGCGGACGCGGGCGTGCGCTTCGACGAGGTCCTTTCGTTCGCGCGGAAGGCCGAACAGGCCGCGTTCGACGCGCTGTTCTTCGCTGATCTCGTCGGCGTGCCCCTGGAGAGCCAGGACGTCCTGTCACGGGTGTCGGTGGTCAACGACTCCTTCGAACCGACCACCCTGCTGGCCGCGCTCGCCGCCAGGACCAGCCGGATCGGGCTGATCGCGACCGCGTCCACGTCGTACAACGAACCACGGCACCTGGCCCGCACCTTCGAGTCGCTCAACGTGATCTCGCGGGGTCGCGCCGGGTGGAACGCCGTGACCTCCCTCAACGACGGCGAGGCACTGAACTTCGGCCTGGACGCCCACCTGCCGCACGGCGACCGCTACGCCCGTGCCGAGGAGTTCTTCGACACCGTCGACGGACTGTGGGAGCACAAGCCGGTGATCGTGCAGGCCGGAGCGTCCGAGGCAGGCAAGCAGTTCGCCGCACGGGTCGCGGACGTGATCTTCTCCGGCCAGCGCGACCTGGCGAAGGCGACGGAGTTCTACGCCGAGATGAAGCAGCGGGCCGCCGGGCTGGGCCGTGACCCCGACCGGTTGAAGATCCTGCCCGCCCTCTCGGTGATCACCGCACCGGCAGCCGGCGCGGCTCAGGCCAAACTGGACGCGTTGACCTCGTTGATGCCGCCGCAGGTCGCCCTCGCGCATCTGGCGTACCTGCTCGGCGGCTTCGACCTGACCACGTACCCGCTGGACGGTCCGCTGCCCCGGTTGCCCGAGTCCAACCAGTCCAAGAGCACCCAGGCCAGCGTCTACCACCGGGCCAGGGAACGCGGCCTGACCATCAGGCAACTGGCCAGGGAGATCAGCGACGACTCCAGCACCGTCGTCGGCACACCCGGCCAGGTCGCCGACCACATCGAGGAGTGGTTCCACGCACCCGCGGCCGACGGCTTCAACCTGGTCTTCCCCTACCTGCCCGGCACTCTCGACGACTTCGCCGAACTGGTGGTCCCGGCGCTGCGGGCACGTGGCCTGTTCCGCACGCAGTACACGGGCACTACTCTCCGAGCACATCTGGGACTGGAAGGCACACCATGA
- a CDS encoding LLM class flavin-dependent oxidoreductase, with amino-acid sequence MTALLALVRDPGGALDLPHYVQIAHALERARFDALLLSDTKLDPLVVLPALASVTDHIGLVADTSGVAPYHLARKLASLDHLSGGRAGWLIDTADGDLVTTEYVEVVRQLWDSFSDKAILRDKANARYYDPDQLRTPHHRGEHFTVRGPLNISRPPQGHPVIFQFGSALLGDVFVDRATDVAEFDTVAAVLGHTATLGDRGPYAGATLRENLGLARPEVVR; translated from the coding sequence ATGACAGCACTTCTCGCACTGGTCCGTGACCCCGGCGGGGCACTGGACCTCCCCCACTACGTCCAGATCGCCCACGCACTCGAACGTGCCCGATTCGACGCGCTGCTGTTGTCGGACACGAAGCTGGACCCGCTGGTCGTGCTGCCCGCCCTCGCCTCGGTGACCGACCACATCGGACTGGTCGCGGACACCAGCGGCGTCGCGCCCTACCACCTCGCCCGCAAGCTGGCGTCCCTCGACCACCTCTCCGGCGGCCGGGCGGGCTGGCTGATCGACACCGCCGACGGTGACCTGGTCACCACGGAGTACGTCGAGGTCGTGCGGCAGCTCTGGGACAGCTTCTCCGACAAGGCGATCCTGCGTGACAAGGCCAATGCCCGCTACTACGACCCGGACCAGCTGCGCACCCCACACCACAGGGGCGAGCACTTCACCGTGCGCGGCCCGTTGAACATCTCCCGCCCGCCGCAGGGACATCCGGTGATCTTCCAGTTCGGCTCGGCACTCCTCGGCGACGTCTTCGTGGACCGGGCGACAGACGTGGCCGAGTTCGACACCGTGGCCGCCGTCCTCGGCCACACGGCCACGCTCGGCGACCGAGGGCCGTACGCGGGGGCGACATTGCGGGAGAACCTCGGTCTGGCACGTCCGGAGGTGGTCCGATGA
- a CDS encoding LLM class flavin-dependent oxidoreductase, producing the protein MIHLGFLTHVHGEGVPAGPLYRQLVEVFAAAEELGYQSGWVAQHHLRTGHGRLPSPLVLLAAAAERTSRIHLGTAVTVLPLENPIRLAEDVLVLDALSGGRLELGLGSGVPSPEEFAAFGRAADRRHDLYDEHLLTLTKVLDGALTDRLWGSTLRSEALAAGARAGHGLLLGVGPAEKVQIQLADQHRAAGGNRVAAVRGVFPGPDKDIVAAELAPDVRRYLPLHVEAGWAPHDGIDVHELLRLMNVQYGTPGQIVESLRADPVTAGPATHLIVAVQAESSTLDQAVRRLEVIAKQIAPELGWTP; encoded by the coding sequence ATGATCCACCTCGGGTTCCTGACCCACGTGCACGGCGAGGGCGTCCCGGCGGGGCCGCTCTACCGGCAGCTCGTGGAGGTGTTCGCCGCCGCCGAGGAACTCGGCTACCAGTCTGGCTGGGTCGCGCAGCACCACCTGCGGACCGGACACGGCAGGCTGCCGTCTCCGCTGGTGTTGCTGGCCGCCGCGGCGGAGCGGACGTCCCGGATCCACCTGGGCACCGCGGTGACCGTGCTGCCGTTGGAGAACCCGATCCGGCTGGCCGAGGACGTGCTGGTGCTGGACGCCCTGTCCGGTGGGCGGTTGGAGCTGGGGCTGGGCAGCGGGGTGCCGTCGCCGGAGGAGTTCGCCGCGTTCGGCCGTGCCGCTGACCGGCGGCACGACCTCTACGACGAGCACCTGCTCACTCTGACGAAGGTCCTGGACGGGGCACTGACCGACCGGCTCTGGGGCTCGACGCTCCGGTCCGAAGCCCTGGCCGCGGGTGCACGGGCGGGGCACGGCCTGCTGCTCGGTGTGGGGCCGGCGGAGAAGGTCCAGATCCAGCTGGCCGACCAGCACCGCGCGGCCGGTGGCAACCGGGTAGCCGCTGTCCGGGGCGTGTTCCCCGGCCCGGACAAGGACATCGTCGCGGCCGAGCTGGCGCCGGACGTGCGGCGTTATCTCCCATTGCACGTCGAAGCCGGGTGGGCGCCCCACGACGGCATCGACGTCCATGAACTGTTGCGGCTGATGAACGTCCAGTACGGCACACCGGGGCAGATCGTCGAATCCCTGCGTGCCGACCCGGTCACCGCAGGACCGGCGACGCACCTGATCGTCGCCGTGCAGGCCGAGAGCTCCACGTTGGACCAGGCGGTGCGCCGCCTCGAGGTCATCGCGAAACAGATCGCACCGGAACTGGGATGGACCCCATGA
- a CDS encoding LLM class flavin-dependent oxidoreductase, which produces MTAFKLGFLTHVHGPGKDSTTVLRELLDVFAAADELGFDGGWVAQHHFRDDFGRLPSPLVFFGAAAARAPRLRLGTAVTVLPLEDPLRLAEDAAVLDAFSGGALELGLGTGGANHEAFSAFGHDPGRRRELFDDRLTVLKAALRGDPLPGGDLVLQPPVPALADRIWQSTSDNARAAQIGAHGDGLLLGTAVHDPETVQKPLAEAYLTTAVRPRFGIVRAVFPAKDRQAAQDDLAPALAIHRTGFVGHGLTELVDLPVDDYLARINVHHGTPAEVVASLRADPALLGYLNPDSWFLPVVQHELSDPGADVERLRVIAEEIAPALGWRR; this is translated from the coding sequence ATGACCGCTTTCAAACTCGGCTTCCTCACCCACGTGCACGGGCCGGGCAAGGACAGCACGACCGTGTTGCGTGAGCTGCTGGACGTGTTCGCGGCGGCCGACGAGCTGGGGTTCGACGGCGGGTGGGTCGCGCAGCACCACTTCCGGGACGACTTCGGACGACTACCGTCACCGCTGGTGTTCTTCGGCGCCGCGGCGGCCCGTGCGCCACGGTTGCGTCTCGGCACGGCCGTGACCGTGCTGCCCCTGGAGGACCCGCTGCGGCTGGCCGAGGACGCGGCGGTGCTGGACGCGTTCAGCGGCGGTGCGCTCGAACTCGGACTCGGCACCGGAGGCGCCAATCACGAGGCGTTCAGCGCGTTCGGCCACGACCCCGGCCGGCGGCGGGAACTGTTCGACGACCGCCTCACCGTGCTGAAAGCGGCGCTCCGAGGTGACCCGTTGCCCGGCGGGGACCTGGTCCTCCAACCTCCCGTGCCGGCGCTCGCCGACCGGATCTGGCAGTCCACGTCGGACAACGCACGCGCCGCGCAGATCGGCGCCCATGGCGACGGCCTGCTGCTGGGCACGGCCGTGCACGATCCGGAAACCGTGCAGAAGCCGCTGGCCGAGGCGTACCTGACAACGGCGGTACGGCCGCGCTTCGGGATCGTGCGAGCGGTGTTCCCCGCCAAGGACAGGCAGGCAGCCCAGGACGACCTCGCGCCCGCGTTGGCGATCCACCGGACAGGGTTCGTCGGCCACGGGCTGACCGAACTGGTCGATCTGCCGGTCGACGACTACCTGGCGCGGATCAACGTGCACCACGGCACGCCCGCTGAGGTGGTCGCGAGTCTGCGCGCGGATCCCGCCTTGCTCGGCTACCTCAACCCGGACAGCTGGTTCCTGCCGGTCGTGCAGCACGAACTGTCCGATCCCGGCGCCGACGTCGAACGCCTGCGGGTGATCGCCGAGGAGATCGCGCCCGCATTGGGATGGCGGCGATGA
- a CDS encoding ATP-binding cassette domain-containing protein, whose translation MTLLTADGLNRRYRLPRRSLSVTTAYRDAVRDVSLNLADGERLGIVGESGSGKSTLLRLLLALDRPDSGVVRYRGREVAGKDLTWYRREVQVVLQDPLGSLDPRMLVRDIVAEPLECLRIPGDHDERVAEVLAAVGMEPGSVRRYPHEFSGGQRQRIAIARALAPHPKVLVGDEPFSALDASVRAQVIGIVRDLIARFGLTLILVSHDIGVVNQLCDQLIVLKDGEVVERGATSTVLSDPRHPYTQALLRAVPRLPEENG comes from the coding sequence ATGACCTTGTTGACAGCCGACGGGTTGAACCGGCGATATCGACTCCCCCGGAGGTCGTTGTCCGTGACCACGGCGTACCGCGACGCGGTCCGTGACGTCAGCCTGAACTTGGCGGACGGCGAACGCCTGGGCATCGTGGGTGAGTCGGGCTCGGGGAAGTCGACGCTGCTGCGCCTGCTGCTCGCGCTGGACCGGCCGGATTCCGGTGTGGTGCGGTACCGCGGTCGCGAGGTCGCCGGGAAGGACCTGACGTGGTACCGCCGCGAGGTCCAGGTCGTCCTGCAGGACCCGCTCGGCTCGCTGGACCCGCGGATGCTCGTGCGCGACATCGTCGCGGAGCCGTTGGAGTGCCTGCGGATCCCCGGCGACCACGACGAACGGGTGGCGGAGGTCCTGGCCGCGGTGGGCATGGAGCCCGGCTCGGTCAGACGGTACCCGCACGAGTTCTCCGGCGGGCAACGGCAACGCATCGCCATCGCCCGCGCGCTCGCCCCGCACCCGAAAGTGCTCGTCGGGGACGAACCGTTCTCCGCGCTGGACGCGTCCGTGCGGGCCCAGGTCATCGGCATCGTGCGTGACCTGATCGCGCGGTTCGGGCTGACGCTGATCCTCGTGTCGCACGACATCGGCGTGGTCAACCAGCTGTGCGACCAGCTGATCGTGCTCAAGGACGGCGAAGTCGTGGAGCGCGGTGCGACGTCAACCGTGCTGAGCGATCCCCGCCACCCCTACACCCAGGCATTGCTGCGTGCCGTGCCCCGCCTTCCCGAGGAGAACGGATGA